GAGCAAAGCCCCGGCGCCCCCCCCGGCCGGGCAAGGCTGGGGGGTCCCCTCGTTGCCGCGGGGCCGcggccccacagagcccccgGGGCTGGGCCAGCCCGGCCCCCCAacctcaccccaccccatcccccagggctgcggggccgcgCTGCGCCCCGGCCGCCTCCCAACTcccccgcggcggggccggggcgggcgcgggcggTCCCGGGTGGGCGCCGGGCGCCCCGTCCCATCCTGCCGGCGCTCGGTCCCCCGCGGGCTACAGCTTATCGCCGGGAAGAACCTGcggagaggagcagagccccGCGTCGCCCCGGGGTCGGCGTcaccccccagcatccctggggtgggggtcaCCCCGCGTCCCCCCCCCGTCCCCACCCAGCCGGGGAGAAGAAGTGCGAAAGGCTCCTTACCTACCTGGTTGCGTGTTTTGTGCGATTTCTGCAGCCACACGCGCCACTGGTCGTAGAGTTTGATGCCGAGGTTGGAGCAGCCGTAGGCGTGTTTCTTCACCCACCCGAAAAACTGCTTCAGCTCCCGCCGCAGCGTCGTGTTCTGCTCCCCCCCTTTGGGGTCGCAGCCCCCCGCCACTCGCTCTGCGGGGACGGAGGGGTCGGTGTCACATGGGGGGGCCGCTTCTCAACCCCCCCATCGCCGCCGTGCCGTGAATAACGAGGGCCCAGAGGAACACGAGCAGGTTTTGGCTCCCAGCTGGGAAAGCCAAGCTCCGAGTTGGCTCCTTTGCAAGAAATCCAGGTGCCGGGCATGGACTGGGGAAGGGCCCCCCGCACATCCCGCGGCACCGGCGGCACCCCCGAGCGGTGCTGGCTGCACTCACCGCTGCGTGGGGTGGAGGCGGCCGTGGGGTTGCTCCAGTCGCTCCAGATTCCGGCTTTCTTGGAGCCGTAGATGCTGAAGGGGTTACAGCGCACCTGGACGAAGTAGACGGTGCCGGGGCGCAGGCCGGCCAGGCGACACGAGGTCTGGTTGCCCACATCATCCACCACCTGCAGAGGGACGAGACGGGAGCACCCGGACCCTCGGCCACCCCGCGCCCTCCCCCGGCACCGGCGGTGCCCACCCACCTTCCACTCGGAGCTGTCCTCCACCCGGTATTGGATCTGGTACTTGGCTTGGAAGAGGAAATCCTTGAGGGCCGGCGGGGAGCTCCAGCGCACGCTCAGCTGGTCCTCCAGGTCGCCCACCCTGCTGACGTGCACGTCCGACGGCGGGTCTGTGGTGACtgcggggacagggcagggctggcggggacagcggggcagCGCCGCGGGGCCGCGAGGGTTAAGGAGCCGCGGATGTAAAAACGACTCGGAGCAAACAGCCTAATTCGATTAGGAGCAATTCTGCTCACATATCGCCCATTTCCTGCTGCCCCCGCcccagcccagcgctgcccctccCCGCGAGGTCACCGGCGCGGCGGTGACACCGCAGCAGTGGCGTGGCTCACCCACGTCGAGGATGTCCAGCATGACCACGTCGGACACGGCCACCCCCAGGCGGTTGGACGCCTCCACCCAGATCTCGTAGGGCGTGAAGAGGGCCAGGTCCTTGGGGATGTGGCAGGAGTAGGTCCCGGCCGTGTGGTATTCCTGGCAGGTGTTGTCCTGGCCGTACCACCTGCGGGCAGGTGATGGATGAGGTACCGGCACTGCTCCTCCGTCGCCGGGATGCTCCCATGGGTTGTTTTTGGCCATTCCACACGGCCGGAATTGGGGGACTGGCCCCGTGGTTCACCCAGTGATTCTCGACTCAACCAGGCCCACAGCGGCTTCTCCTCGCCCTCCCCAGCTCCACGAGGAAACTCATCACACCAGCACCGTCCCCAAGCAGGGGCCAGCCGGGAGACATCGAGCTGCCCGTTCCCTGTTTCCCATTAAATCCCACTCCAACGTTTTTAACAATAACGGGAACGGAGGTGAGCACCCACCTGCGCTTGTACTTGAGGGTGTAGTTGGTGTGCAGGAAGGTCTCCCCTTCTGTCCCCGGCGCCCACTTGCAGGTCAGGTCCTTCATGTTTTTGGACCAGCAAGTGATGTTGACTGGTTTttctgggggtactgggagagacaaaaaccaaaaaacaagaGGTTCCAGAGCTGTTTTTTTCCAGGCAGAGagacccaaaccccaaatccaagcTGCATTCCCAGCCGAGCCTCTGTATTCCCGGGACGTAGcgacccaaaaaaacaaacccaagctACATTCCCCGTTACGATTCTGTATTCCTGGGATTCCGTATTCCTGGGACGTAGCACCCGTCCTTAAAATAGCCTGAGATAAAATCTTACGATTATTGATTCGGACAAGCGCGTTTTAACCAAGGCTTTGCCGAAACAGCCTCTCAGCTGCACCCAGCTCGGGCTTccaccagagcagctcctggcatGCTCCGGTGAGAACCAGGGCGCTGATCCCTCCGTGGGGATCCCCAGCTTCTGTCCCGTGGGAGAGGCACATCCTGGCACTGGCTGGACCCTGGCACGGAATGGCCAAACCCTGGTACAGAACAGCCGGACCTTGGCACCGGCTGGACCCTGGCACAGAGCGGCTGGACCTTGGCTCTGGCTGGACCACAGCACAGAGTGGCTGGATCCTGGCACAGAGTGACCGGACCCCGGCACAGAGTGACCAGACCCTGGCACCAGCTAGACCCTGGCATGGAGGGCTGGACCCCGGCACAGAGTGACCAGACTCCAACACAGAGTGACCAGACCCCAGGACAGAGTGACCAGACCCCAGGACAGAGTGACCAGACCCCGGCACAGAGTGGCTGGACCCTGGCACAGAGTGACCAGACCCTGGCACAGAGTGACCCAACCCTGGCACAGAGTGACCCGACCCCAGGACAGAGTGACCAGACCCCGGCACAGAGTGACTGGACCCCGGCACAGAGTGACCGGACCCCAACACAGAGTGACCAGACCCCAGGACAGAGTGACCAGACCCCGGCACAGAGTGGCTGGACCCCGGCACAGAGTGACTGGACCCCAACACAGAGTGACCGGACCCCAACATAGAGTGACCAGACCCCAGCACAGAGTGACCCGACCCCAGGACAGAGTGACCAGACCCCGGCACAGAGTGACCACACCCCAACACAGAGTGACCACACCCcaacacagagcagctggacCCCGGCCCGTGCGGCGGCACCGACGTACGTCCAACGTAAAGGCAGGAGCCGGCCAAGATGCCGCCGTCTCTGCTGTGACACACCAGGTTGTCCCCCGACTGCTGCCTGGAGCCGTTGAGGTGGGCGAGGGCCACGCTGAGCGTGGAGGGGCCCAGGGCGGCGTAGGAGGCGGCCGGGAGGCGCCGCCCGTTCAGCGTCCAGTACAGGTCCTCGGCTTTCAGCGGAAAGTCCGGGCTGACCGTGCACGTGGCGACCAGCGAGGAGCCGATCAGCAGGGTGGGGTCTTGGGGGGAAATCACGGCGGGGTCTGCAGCCGGAGAGACAGAgagcggggggggggaaaaatgaaTTATGGAGGGTTTGATATTGAGCTAACTATGTTAGAGCTGTTTAAATATGTCTTATGTCTATTTAAACACGTTTTAGATCTGGTTTACATTGATTTGAGCACCTTTATGGCTCTTCTGTGTTcatttaaatatgttttatatCTATTTAATACATTGTTTAGCTGTTTTGCATTGATTTCAATCATCGCGTCTGTATCAATTTCAATCGTCATATGTGttttatattaatttaaatatattgtTCAGCTATTTTACATTGATTTAAATCATCACAAGCCTATACTGATTTAAATCACATCTCTATTTCATATATATACTTCAATCATCACATATCTATTTCATATCAATTTAAATACACTGGTTTCTATTTTACAGTGATTTAAATGCATTTCATATCTATTCTTTACTTATGCACATTTTGTATCCATTTTATATCTAAACATATTTTATATCTTTTATATCTATTCAAATAGTTTTTATATCTAGTCCATATCTAAACACACACCTATTTTTTATCTATTTAAATACACTTTTTACCTACTTTTATCTCTAAATACACTTTATATCGAAACACTTCTAAGATCTATTTTTATATCTACATCTATTTTAGAGctgttaaaatactttttatatccacttttaatcttttttttcccagggctggggcgGGGCTGGGTTGAGGCTTCGGAAGTTTTTCCGCGACAAAAGGActtcaaaaaggaaaattcgaggagatttttttctctccccccccctccttttccaACTCTGCCAAGGTCCGGCATTTCCCCCTGGATCGCCGAGGGGTGGGAAGCGCTTTCCCACCGAGCTCCCGCCTCATCCCCACCATGTGCTGCCAAATCCCATCGCTCGGCCCTCGACATCCCGAgggtgctgcaggctgggagagccccTCCGCCAGGGGAAATTCCCACCCCGGTTTATTCCGGGAAGCCTCGGCCGCGAGGCTTCCAAGCCGcggctgccccggccccgctccggggTGTTCCGTGTCCGTCAGCCCTTATCGGCTCCATCCGCACGCGCCGGGCTAATATCCCAAATTACCTCCCGGAAAGTGCCGCGACCTCCCCGCCCCTCCGACCTCCCGGCCCCGATCGGCTTTcagcgcccgccgcccgccccggctcccgcccggcgttcccaaaatccccgtcACGCCGGAGAGATCCTAATGAGGGGTCCCCGCTGCCCGCTCCGCCTCCCACCCTCCGCAATTAGTGCTCCGAAATCCTCGTTACGCCGGGGAGACTTAATTAGGAATTGCCGCCGTGCTTGGGGGATGCTGGAGGGAAAAGCACCCTGGGGTACCCCAAATATCCATGGATTGGTGCCAGATACCCCAAGGTACTCCGAGCACCCACGGGTTGGTGCCAGGTACCCCGGGGTACCCCGAGCACCCGTGGATTGGTACCAGGTACCCCAAACATCcatgggatggtgctgggcactCCGGGATACCCCGAGCATCCACGCACGACGACGGATCCATcccacccccaaaacaaaccctTCCTAAGGCCAACGAGGCCTCTGGAAATTTCATCCCCCCTCTCTGCCCACCCCGCTCCGAGCCCGCCACGAGCCGAGCCCGGAGCTGCTGCGGCTCTGCGATAACAGACCCAGCACTCCGAGCCCTGATTCTCCTAAATCTTAATCTAAACAGCCCCAGAAACTCACACGAACTCCGTAAAACAGACACATTTCCCATCCTCCGAGCAGGACCCTTTGGAGAGGgcaattttctctctctgtattttttttcccctggattttggttttttcccctcttccaaGCAGGACCCTCTGGAGGGGccaattatatacatatatatattacattttttttcctccctggatTTATTTTCCCCCCTCAGCGCGGCCACAGCACCGAACATgtgttttaaaagggaaaagtgTGAAGTTTTCCGATCGGAGAGGAAAGGGCCGGAGAGACGCAGGCAGGCTGTGGAATGTGCAAGTTGCAACGAAAATACCTGCTCGGGGGTTTTATGGCTTCtctactgcaaaaaaaaaaatgctgatcAGGTGCTAAGTAATGCTATAAAGTAAAACCACATTTCCAAGGTGTCGGGAACGTTTATGCTTTTCTTCCGAAGGGCCGGATTTCATTTTAGTTTTATATCGGAGTTTTAAGGGGTtgggaaagaaaagggggaggaaaaaaaaaaaaaaaaagctccgaTAAGTGTCAGAGATCACGCAGTTAAAAAAGATTTATTGAGCTGTGCAGGGGGGTtaaaggaaaatagaaataattgCCCTCAAGAacaaaggggaatttgggaagctCTGAAttccacaggaaaaataaaattaaatagatATGTAGAGTCAGAGCTCTTCTAAAGCTCGAGCAGCGAGGTTTGCGGGCAGACACGGCACCCAAAAATGCTTCATCCCTCTTTTCCACTCTGCTctccactctttttttttttttcccctttctcatCCCCGACTGGCATTTCTcgtgcccatccctgggctCGAGGAGGGATTTATAAAAAGCCCAGGCATTCCAGCGCGGCCGAGCTGCACCGAGGGGAAACTTTCGCTCTCTAAAAGGAGATTTGGCTTCGCCTTCGCCAGCGCCGCACGTCGAGGGGCCGCgggcccagcgctgccctggacccccgtggggagggggaaaatgggggtccggggggggaaTCCGGCTGGTTGGGAGGAGGACGGTGCGGGGTCAGCCCCACCAAGGGTCCGGCTGTGGCCTCGTGTTGTTCCCAGTGGGATCAACCCCTCCAGGCACTGGGGTGGGCACTGCGGTGGGCACCGAAAGCCACCGGGATTGGCCGCTCTCGCTGACGGCCCCTAAAGGGATTTTTGGAGCGTTCCTTCTCCCCACCCCACTGCTCCAGCAATTCCTGCCCCAATTAACGCCCTTAAGACTCCCCCGTTAAGGACACGTTTGGGTCCGGGGTCTGTCGCGGTGGCCGGGACCCCGCGGGGTCGCCGGGGAGGGGACTCGGGAGCTGCCGGGCGAGCGGCGGCGTTGGTGGCGGGTCCCGTTCGCGCGTCGGAGCGGAGAACATCCATCGCCTTGAGAAATTCCCATCATAGGGAGGAAGCCGAACTTCCTGCTGCGGGGAGCGGGATCTCGCCCTCCCCTGGCTCGGGCCGCagggggggcagcggggcggcgg
This region of Aphelocoma coerulescens isolate FSJ_1873_10779 chromosome 28, UR_Acoe_1.0, whole genome shotgun sequence genomic DNA includes:
- the CRLF1 gene encoding cytokine receptor-like factor 1 isoform X2 — translated: MPPPPLLPMLPLLLLLCPRLPRADPLSYPAVISPQDPTLLIGSSLVATCTVSPDFPLKAEDLYWTLNGRRLPAASYAALGPSTLSVALAHLNGSRQQSGDNLVCHSRDGGILAGSCLYVGLPPEKPVNITCWSKNMKDLTCKWAPGTEGETFLHTNYTLKYKRRWYGQDNTCQEYHTAGTYSCHIPKDLALFTPYEIWVEASNRLGVAVSDVVMLDILDVVTTDPPSDVHVSRVGDLEDQLSVRWSSPPALKDFLFQAKYQIQYRVEDSSEWKVVDDVGNQTSCRLAGLRPGTVYFVQVRCNPFSIYGSKKAGIWSDWSNPTAASTPRSERVAGGCDPKGGEQNTTLRRELKQFFGWVKKHAYGCSNLGIKLYDQWRVWLQKSHKTRNQVGSSRR
- the CRLF1 gene encoding cytokine receptor-like factor 1 isoform X1, with the translated sequence MPPPPLLPMLPLLLLLCPRLPRADPLSYPAVISPQDPTLLIGSSLVATCTVSPDFPLKAEDLYWTLNGRRLPAASYAALGPSTLSVALAHLNGSRQQSGDNLVCHSRDGGILAGSCLYVGLPPEKPVNITCWSKNMKDLTCKWAPGTEGETFLHTNYTLKYKRRWYGQDNTCQEYHTAGTYSCHIPKDLALFTPYEIWVEASNRLGVAVSDVVMLDILDVVTTDPPSDVHVSRVGDLEDQLSVRWSSPPALKDFLFQAKYQIQYRVEDSSEWKVVDDVGNQTSCRLAGLRPGTVYFVQVRCNPFSIYGSKKAGIWSDWSNPTAASTPRSERVAGGCDPKGGEQNTTLRRELKQFFGWVKKHAYGCSNLGIKLYDQWRVWLQKSHKTRNQVLPGDKL
- the CRLF1 gene encoding cytokine receptor-like factor 1 isoform X3 → MPPPPLLPMLPLLLLLCPRLPRADPLSYPAVISPQDPTLLIGSSLVATCTVSPDFPLKAEDLYWTLNGRRLPAASYAALGPSTLSVALAHLNGSRQQSGDNLVCHSRDGGILAGSCLYVGLPPEKPVNITCWSKNMKDLTCKWAPGTEGETFLHTNYTLKYKRRWYGQDNTCQEYHTAGTYSCHIPKDLALFTPYEIWVEASNRLGVAVSDVVMLDILDVVTTDPPSDVHVSRVGDLEDQLSVRWSSPPALKDFLFQAKYQIQYRVEDSSEWKVVDDVGNQTSCRLAGLRPGTVYFVQVRCNPFSIYGSKKAGIWSDWSNPTAASTPRSERVAGGCDPKGGEQNTTLRRELKQFFGWVKKHAYGCSNLGIKLYDQWRVWLQKSHKTRNQVGKEFFPAISCSPRGTERRQDGTGRPAPTRDRPRPPRPRRGGVGRRPGRSAAPQPWGMGWGEVGGPGWPSPGGSVGPRPRGNEGTPQPCPAGGGAGALLRQPEQPLG